In Dyadobacter subterraneus, a single genomic region encodes these proteins:
- a CDS encoding response regulator transcription factor produces the protein MKILIIEDEKELAQNISAYLSDENYLCEFAETFQQALDKIEVYNYDCILLDLMLPGGDGLKILEELKKHDKQDGVIIISAKDSLNDKIAGLQIGADDYLAKPFHLSELAARIYSVIRRKQFGNSNIIKLHELQIDLLAKTILVNNEPVILTKKEFDLLLLFIGNKNRVISKSALAEHLSGDIADMLDNHDFVYAHIKNMKKKLVDAGYRNYLKTIYGTGYKWEA, from the coding sequence ATGAAAATCCTTATTATAGAAGACGAAAAGGAGCTTGCTCAGAATATTTCCGCTTATTTATCGGATGAAAATTATTTGTGTGAATTTGCTGAAACCTTTCAACAGGCTTTGGATAAAATTGAGGTATATAACTACGACTGCATCTTACTGGATCTGATGCTTCCCGGTGGTGACGGATTGAAAATCCTGGAAGAGCTCAAAAAACACGATAAGCAGGATGGCGTTATTATCATTTCTGCCAAAGATTCTCTAAATGATAAAATCGCCGGATTACAAATCGGAGCTGATGATTATCTGGCCAAACCATTTCATTTGTCAGAATTAGCCGCTCGAATTTATTCGGTCATCAGAAGAAAACAATTCGGGAATTCCAATATTATCAAACTGCACGAACTTCAAATTGACTTACTGGCAAAAACAATTCTTGTCAACAATGAGCCTGTTATTCTGACAAAAAAAGAGTTCGATCTGCTTTTGCTGTTTATTGGCAATAAAAACCGCGTAATTTCCAAAAGTGCTTTGGCTGAACACTTATCCGGAGACATTGCGGATATGCTTGATAACCATGATTTTGTATACGCTCATATCAAAAATATGAAGAAAAAACTTGTAGATGCAGGATACCGGAATTACCTCAAAACGATTTATGGAACAGGCTATAAATGGGAAGCATGA
- a CDS encoding sensor histidine kinase produces the protein MNKLLNRPLKAFTLYALLVLACSIPVYYFIVDYIWRSELDEYNEIVKSRIESGLNKLSLHKDEWEKTIALWNKTQPGTKIEKSLLRVSPPDSIYTIMRGKQSASEEDLERYRGLSSYIKVQGELYHLTIEINVEEAHETVFAIAAVTVLFFIILLAGFVILNRRIATQIWKPFHSTLDRLKSFDLNSQNNINLEKSDIQEFEQLNQALYQLIAKNISVFRQQKEFTENASHELQTPLAVLKSKIDLLMQNESLTESQSELIASLNMPLSRVSRINKNLLLLAKIENQQFAEDELINMTELVNQNLEFLGEHLIAKNNTVEMEIDEDSSVTANKSLVEIMLVNLLLNAIRHSQENGTIRIKLTDKDLIISNTGNNPLNKDTLFKRFITSSSNTPSSGLGLAIVKEIAYRYNWQVEYQFVNYFHQFSIHFRPQD, from the coding sequence ATGAACAAACTTTTAAACAGGCCTCTGAAAGCTTTTACTCTTTATGCTTTGCTGGTTCTGGCGTGCAGTATTCCCGTTTATTACTTTATTGTTGACTATATCTGGCGCAGTGAACTGGATGAATATAACGAAATTGTAAAAAGCAGGATCGAGTCAGGATTGAACAAATTAAGCCTTCATAAAGATGAATGGGAGAAAACAATTGCGCTCTGGAACAAAACACAGCCGGGTACGAAAATCGAAAAATCTTTATTGAGAGTAAGCCCTCCCGATAGTATTTATACGATTATGCGGGGAAAACAAAGTGCTAGTGAAGAAGATCTGGAAAGGTACCGGGGATTGTCGTCATACATAAAAGTACAGGGTGAACTTTATCATCTCACGATTGAAATCAACGTCGAAGAAGCGCACGAAACGGTTTTTGCCATTGCAGCTGTAACCGTATTATTTTTTATTATTCTGCTAGCCGGTTTTGTAATTTTGAACCGCAGAATTGCCACACAAATCTGGAAACCGTTTCATTCTACACTGGACCGTTTAAAATCATTTGATCTGAACAGCCAGAATAATATAAATCTCGAAAAATCAGATATTCAGGAATTCGAACAGCTGAATCAGGCACTCTATCAATTGATAGCTAAGAACATTTCTGTATTCCGTCAACAAAAAGAATTTACAGAAAATGCTTCTCATGAGCTTCAAACACCGCTTGCGGTCCTAAAATCAAAAATTGATTTATTAATGCAAAACGAGTCGCTTACAGAGAGTCAGTCTGAACTGATTGCCTCATTGAATATGCCGCTTTCCAGAGTTTCCCGAATAAATAAGAATCTGTTATTACTTGCCAAAATTGAAAATCAACAATTCGCAGAGGATGAACTGATCAATATGACCGAACTTGTAAACCAGAACCTGGAATTTTTAGGAGAACACTTGATTGCAAAAAATAATACTGTGGAAATGGAGATTGATGAAGATTCTTCCGTAACTGCAAACAAAAGCCTTGTGGAAATTATGCTTGTTAACCTACTTCTCAACGCCATTCGCCACAGTCAGGAAAATGGAACCATCAGGATAAAGTTAACCGATAAAGATTTGATAATCAGCAATACGGGAAACAATCCTTTAAATAAGGATACATTGTTCAAACGATTTATAACCTCTTCCAGCAACACACCTAGCAGCGGATTAGGCCTGGCTATTGTAAAAGAAATTGCATATCGTTACAACTGGCAGGTTGAATACCAGTTCGTCAATTATTTCCATCAGTTTTCAATACATTTTAGACCTCAGGATTGA